One window of Pyxicephalus adspersus chromosome 4, UCB_Pads_2.0, whole genome shotgun sequence genomic DNA carries:
- the SLC51A gene encoding organic solute transporter subunit alpha: MEIIDLKVMGLLSRYCRSLAKSICSRGEHVIAVDSRGREGNIWIMESQDEFELDKRFSEKLVFFLMNNRSIPKACFSLPPKAAQLPYMVDTVQLCIMGILTILSTISVILYLEEAVYFRRKVKCMVKRKTFLWSSAAPTIISFFTCLGLWIPRSTGFIDIALGTYFAVCFYLILMVIIEGYGGKDALVKKLESTDVHINTGPCCCCCPCLPRIKITKRKLNLFILGVFQLAFLKPIFNIIGMILAADGIYNPEDLSSRSIAFWMSITLGFCTVIALWPIGILFREAKVHQAEKNMGTKFAVFQILLILTTLQTSIFNLLGNFGVLPCVPPYAYKARANLMNSHLIIIETFILTIVARTAYRRKDEEAGYTSKALAV, encoded by the exons ATGGAGATCATTGACCTCAAAGTCATGGGCTTGCTATCGAGGTACTGCAGAAGCTTGGCAAAGTCCATCTGCAGCAGAGGGGAGCACGTCATTGCTGTGGACAGCAGAGGAAGAGAGGGCAACATCTGGATTATGGAGTCCCAAGATGAATTTGAACTGGACAAAAG gttttctgaaAAGCTTGTTTTCTTCTTGATGAACAATCGCAGCATACCCAAAGCATGCTTCTCTTTACCTCCAAAAGCAGCACAGCTACCATACA TGGTAGACACAGTGCAGCTCTGTATTATGGGAATTCTTACTATCCTTTCCACTATCTCAGTCATTCTCTATCTGGAAGAGGCTGTGTATTTTAGGAGAAAAGTGAAGTGTATGGTAAAGAGAAAAACATTCTTATGGAGCAGTGCAGCCCCCACG ATTATCTCATTTTTTACCTGTTTGGGTCTGTGGATTCCACGTTCAACTGGGTTTATAGATATTGCTCTGGGCAC ATATTTTGCAGTTTGTTTCTACCTCATCTTGATGGTTATTATTGAAGGCTATGGAGGAAAAGATGCCCTTGTCAAGAAACTTGAGAGCACAGATGTACATATCAACACAGGgccatgctgctgctgctgtccctGTCTCCCCCGCATTAAAATCACCAA GAGGAAGTTGAACCTTTTTATCCTGGGTGTTTTCCAGCTGGCCTTTCTGAAACCAATCTTTAATATCATTGGTATGATTCTGGCAGCTGATGGAATTTATAATCCGGAGGAT CTATCAAGTCGCAGTATTGCCTTTTGGATGAGCATTACTCTTGGTTTCTGTACAGTTATAGCACTCTGGCCCATTGGAATACTTTTCAGAGAAGCCAAAGTTCACCAGGCTGAGAAGAATATGGGAACAAAATTTGCAGtttttcag ATTCTTCTAATCCTCACCACTTTACAAACATCAATCTTCAATCTCCTGGGCAATTTTGGAGTTCTTCCATGTGTCCCCCCCTATGCATATAAAGCCAGAGCCAACT tgatgAACAGCCATTTGATCATCATAGAGACCTTTATCTTGACTATCGTGGCACGCACTGCTTACAGAAGGAAGGATGAAGAAGCTGGTTATACATCTAAGGCGCTGGCTGTGTGA